The genomic DNA ATGACGCGGTCACGGCGCAGTCTGCCACGGGAACTTGCCAAGGGCCCACCATCTGATCGCGATGGATGAGACCGGTCACGGTGCGGTCGCCGATAGTGATGAGAAAGGTCTTGTCCGCTACGGTGGGGTGCGAAAGCACGCGCTTGGCGGCTTCCTCCAGGGTCACGCCATCAAGCTTTAGGGCTTCCTGCGGGCGCTTGAGCGATTTCTCGCTGCGATGCATGCGCGGCGGTTTTCCCAACAACACGTCCAACGGCAGGTCGATGGGACGGTTGCCGAAATGCGGGTCGTCGAGAATGAGCTGTCGCTCGTCGGTAGCCTCGCCGATGATGGCGTAGGGGCAGCGTTCGCGCTTGCAGATGGCCTCGAAGGCCTCGATGCGGTCGGCCGGAATGGCCATGACGTAGCGCTCTTGCGACTCGTTGCACCAAATTTCTAGCGGGCTCATGCCTGGCTCGTCGTTGTTGATCTTGCGCAGGTCGAAAATGCCGCCCTTGCCGGCGTCGTTGACCAGCTCCGGCATGGCGTTGGAAAGTCCGCCCGCCCCGACGTCGTGGATGAAGGCGATGGGATTTTCCGCGCCCAGGGCCCAGCAGCGGTCGATGACTTCCTGGCAGCGACGCTCCATCTCCGGGTTGTCGCGCTGCACGGAGGCGAAATCGAGATCCTCGTTGCCCGAGCCGCTATCGATGGAGCTGGCTGCCCCGCCGCCCAGGCCGATGAGCATGGTCGGGCCGCCGAGAACGACCAGCTTGTCGCCAGCGTTGACGATGCCCTTTTCGATGTGCTCGTGGCGAATGTTGCCCAAGCCGCCCGCCAGCATGATGGGCTTGTGGTAGCCGACTAGCTCTAGCGGCTTGTCGTTAGAGCCCATTTGAGATTTCAAATCTGAACTTTCAGATCTGGCCGGGACGGCCATTTCGAACGTGCGGAAATATCCCAGGATGTTAGGACGACCAAATTCGTTGTTGAAGGCGGCGCCACCAAGCGGTCCGTCGATCATGATATCGAGAGCGGACACGATGCGCTCCGGCTTGCCAAAGTCCTTTTCCCAAGGCTGCGGGGCGTCGGGTAGTTTGAGATTGGATACGGTGAAACCAGTGAGACCCGCTTTGGGCTTAGAGCCGATGCCGGTGGCCCCTTCGTCGCGGATTTCGCCTCCGGAACCGGTGGCGGCGCCTGGAAACGGCGAGATGGCGGTCGGGTGGTTGTGGGTCTCCACCTTGCAGAGGATGGCGATGTCCTCCAGCGAGGGGGCGTAGGTGTTGGTCTTGGGATCGGCGAAAAAGCGATTCCCCTTTGAGCCTTCGAAGACCGCGGCGTTGTCCTTGTAGGCGGACAGGATGCCTTCGCTGCGCATCTCGAAGGTGTTTTTGATCATCTTGAAGAGCGACTTCTCCTGAGCTTGCCCATCGATGTCCCACGAGGCGTTGAAGATCTTGTGGCGGCAGTGCTCGGAGTTGGCTTGGGCGAACATCATCAGCTCCACATCCACCGGATCCCGGCCGAGCTTCTGGAAGTTTTCCACCAGGTAGTCGATCTCGTCTTCGGCCAGGGCCAGTCCGAGGGACTTGTTGGCTTCGACGAGGGCATCGCGGCCGCCGGAGATGACCGGCACCGTGGTGAAGGGCTTGGGCTCCTCGTGGCGGAAAAGCACGGACAGTTCCTCCTGACTGCCGAAGACCGCCTGGGTCATTCGATCGTGCAGCTTGGCGTCGAGGGCTTTGAGTTGGGCGTCATCGAGGTCTGCTGCGCCTTCGGTTTCCACCCAAAACGCCACGGCCCGCTCCACGCGCTCCAGCTTGGTCAGACCGCAGATGCGAGCGATGTCGGTGGCCTTCGAAGACCAGGGAGAAAGCGTGCCTGGGCGCGGGGCCACCACGCGCAAGAGTCCCTTCGGCTCGTGGGACTCGATTTTCGGTCCGTAGGTGAGCAGTTTCTTGAGGACGTCGAGCTCCTGATCATCGAGTTCGCCATCGATCTCGGCCACGTGCACGAACTCGGCATAGATGCTTCGCACGGGGAGGTTGGCTGAGCGGAGTGCTGCGATCAGCTTTTGCAGACGAAAGTCCGAATGGGAGGGAGCGCCACGGAGGATTATCATAACGCAGGCAAACTGAGAGCTTCCCCCTCCACCGACAAGCGCGGAGTGCGCAAATTCCGCCGCTCGCGCCCGCAGCGCGAGCAAACGTTTAGCATCTGTAAAAGGTGCCCTCGACCTTTGCGTTTCGCTTTACAAGCTCCATCCTAATGACTGAAGCAAAGGGAAACGCCTAGCCAGTTATCGCGGAGCTCGGACGCGGGTTCCAATCCAACAGACATGCCATATCGACTCACATGGGAGCGCCGAACGGTGTTCTTCGACTATTTTGGGGACGTAACCTCGCAGGATCTGCTCGAAAGCAACCAGATCGTCTACGGGGACGAGCGATTCGACAAGCTGCTCTGGCAGGTGGTCAGCTTCGAAAAAGCGGAAGCCATTTCCCATTCCGCCGCCTATGTGAAGCGCATCGCCTACATGGACAAGGCCGCGGCTCGCTCGAATCCCAATATCACGGTGGCTTTCGTGGGAAACTCCCCTGCGCTCGACCAGATTGGTAGCGAGTATATCGATGTGGCCTCCGAGCCGGCCTGGGACGTGGTCCATTTCTCGACCTTGGACGAAGCGAAGGCCTACATTGCCACAGCCATCCAAGAGCGGGAGCATCGATCCTCGCCCACCAAGAGCGCGCCGCCAAGCCAAAGCTAAGTCCAGATCGGTTCGTAACGCCCGCCATGCTGATAAAAAAGGCGTAAAGCGGAGCGAGACCGAAGCGATCCAGGACCGCAACGGGTCAACGCCAGCTCCCGCTGTCCGATACAGAAGGTGCGACCATGCCCTCGGAGACTCAGAAACCCCATCAAATCCCCGCCGAGATCGTCCTGCAGCTCAACAGCCAGCTGGACGCTTTGCTACGCCTGCATTCGCAAATCGGGCTGGAACTGTGCAAGGACGCCTTGGAAGTCCTCTCCGACTACGCTTTCGTCGCGTCGCCCAAAGGAGACATCACTTTCGCCAACGCCGCGCTGAGCAAGCTCATCGGAGACAACCCCACCCGCCCCTACACCTGGCTCGCTTCGCCCCTGAGAAACGTCGAGCTGCGCTCCAGCGCCACAGGCCTGGTCTGGATTCCCAGCCTCGGCCGCTCCAGCATCCCTGGCTACCTCGTCACGCGCCCCCACCAGGAAATGCTTTTGGGCATCATCCGGCCCTGTTCGCCCGAGGATCTCGGAAGCGAGGAATCCGCCAGCGCCGCCAGCTCGCTGCAATGCTGCCTGGAGCTCATCGAAATGAGTTCCGACGGGCTCGCCGCCATCGACGCCGCGGGAGTCATCGAATTCGCCAACCAAGCCTTCGCCACCCACCACGGCTCGCTGTCCCCTGCGTCACTGCTCGGCAAGCCGTGGCGCGCCCTACTCGCCGACGAAGCCGCCAAGCGCTTCGACTCCGAGATCCTGCCATCCATGGAGTTCAGCGGAAACTGGAGTGGCGCGCTGATGCGGGATGCGGAACGCCAAAACGACCTGTCCATCGAGCACAGCTTCGTCCTGCGTCCCCACGGCGGCGCGCTGATCTGCAGCAAAGGAACCACCCGTGGACAGACCAGCGAAACGCCTGCCGACGACATTCGCCAAGAGACCGAGCAGCTCTACAAGCAGCTAGACCAGGCCATCGCCAAGGCCAACCAGTCCGCCTTGGAGGCAGAACTGGCAAACCAGGCCAAAAGCGCCTTCCTCGCCTCCATGAGCCATGAAATCCGCACCCCCATGAACGCGGTCATCGGGCTGACCAACATCCTGCTGGAAACCGAACTCGACAAGGAGCAGAAAGACTTTCTGGAAACCATCCGGGCCAGCGGCGACTCCCTGCTGGTGCTGATCAACGACATCCTGGATTTTTCCAAAATCGAATCCGACAAGCTGGAATTGGAATCCGAGCCGATCGACCTCAGGGCCTGCGTCGAGGAAGCCCTTGATCTACTGGCGGAAAAGGCCAGCGCCAAAGGGCTGGAGCTTTGCTACGAAGCCCATCCGGAAGTGCCGTTCAGCGTTCTCGGCGACGTGACTCGACTCCGCCAAATCCTCGTCAACCTGCTGGGAAACGCCGTCAAGTTCAGCGAAACCGGGCAGATCGAAGTCCTGATTCGCCCTCGGGAAACCTCCGCCGAAGCCTGCGCCATCGAATTCGAAGTGCGCGACTCGGGCATCGGCATCCCCAAGGACAAGCAGGACCGCCTCTTCAAATCCTTCAGCCAGGTCGACTCCTCCACCACGCGAAAGTACGGCGGCACCGGGCTCGGACTAGCCATTTCGAAAAAGCTCTCGGAGCTGATGGGCGGACGCATGTGGCTGAAAAGCGAAGCGGGCGAAGGCGCCTCCTTCTTCTTCACCATCGTGGCTCCTGCCACAAAACCCGTCCACTATTCGCCCCAGCAGGACAATGAAGGGCGCCGCTTGCTCAGCGGCAAACCGGTGCTTCTGATCGAGCCCAATCCCACGCTTCGAGCCAAAATCCTCCGCACATTGACCCTCTGGAGAGCAGTGGCGCGCACCGCCGCAGACGGTCAGACAGCCGCGCAGATGATGCGCAAGCAGGCCTACGCCTTGGTCCTGTGCGACAGCAGCGTGGACGCCACCCCGATCTTCGCCGCAAACCTGCGCCCACCCCCGGATCCGGCGCGGCCCAAGCCGCGCCTGGTGCAGCTCACACCGTTTGGGAAACGCCCCACGTCCGACCGGTGGGACGGAAGCGTCGCGAAACCGATTAAACTCGGAAGCCTGCTCGAGGCCCTCGGGGCCGCCCTGAAATGCGAAGATGTCACCTCGCTCAAGGTCGCCAAACCGCACAGCGACACCCGCGACCTCGGCAAACGGTTTCCCCTAAAAATCCTGCTGGCCGAGGACAACCCGGTGAACCAGAAGGTCGGACGCCTCATTCTCAAGCAGATCGCCTACAGCTGCGACCTAGCAGAGGACGGGACCCAGGTCCTCGAGGCCCTCGAAACCACCTCCTACGACGTGGTGCTCATGGACATCCAAATGCCCGAGCTCGACGGCTACGAAACCACTCGCGAGATCATCCATCGCTTTCCGCCCGAGCGCCGTCCCTACATCATCGCTCTCACCGCGAACGCCATGCAGGGCGATCGCGACCAGGCCCTGGCCGCCGGCATGCAGGACTACCTCAGCAAGCCCATCCGCGTGAACGAAATCGCCACCGCCCTCGAGAAAGCGTACCACCTGAGCCTCGATCAGGCCAACTGACGTCCCCACCGCCTGCCCAGACCGTTTTTCAAAATCGCTACTCCTCCAACAAACGGTAGCCGCCACCAGAGTCAAAAACCACTCGGACCAGCAGATCGCCGCGCACGAAGTGGCCGCTCTCCGCAGCTGGCTTGAAACGGGAGCGCTTCAGCAGATTCACCGCCATCTGTCCCGCGTCAGGGTTGGTAGAGGCCAGCACCAAATGGTCCACGCTGAAACCGCTATCATTGACGCCCAAGGCGACCAAGGCTTCGCAACCCGCAAGGCTTGGACGAACCTCGGCCGGCAGGTCCGCATCAGGCAGGCGGTCCAAGGCGGGAGCTCGACTGCCATGGTAGTTCAAGGCGATCGGCGCCCGGCGCCGCTTTCCCAGCTCCTGCTGAGTGAGCGCGTAGTAGATCTCCTGACCGGCGGAGAAGAAATGATAGTAGTAGACGCCACGGTTGATTTCCACTCCGAGCTGAGGATCGATCTCGATCCGCTGCACCCGGCCCGCCTTCAAGTCCTCGATCCCATAGGGCAGAAGAAACTCCCGGCCATCCTGCGAAAACAGGCGCAGCACCACGTAGCAGTCCTCGTAGTCGCGACTGGCTTTGACCTTTGTGGAAAACACGAAGCGCGTGCTTCGCTTGCCCTCGGAAACGTAACCTTGCGGGCGATTGACCTCCAAATAGCCTTCGGAAAAAGAGTCCGCCTCCTCGAAGAAGAAACGACCCGACTCCAGAGGCACCATTCCGTATCCAGAATTCACTACACAGTAGCTTTTCTCCAAGGCGTAGACGTCGAGCCGGCCTTCCCCCGCGTACGGGTCGGGAATCATCAGCCGATGCTGAGCGAACAGATCAATAAAGCCGACCATCGCGAAGGCGACCGTCGACAGCAAAAGACGACGACGCCGGCGCGTCGTCTCTAGAGAGTGACGAGTAAACATAAGAAACGAGATCTCCGTGAAGCTAGGGGGTAGCTGGAGAAGGCAAAGGGTTTTGGGTGTCAGCTCGTCCGCCGCAAAAATTCAGGCGGCCTCGCCAACTGGGGGACCTCGGCACGGGAGTGACGAAGCGAGTGGAAACGTGACACAGATTGACCCGAAAATCAAGAACTGGCGCTGGATCGTAAAACCCCGTGCTCGATTTTACCGGCTATTCGCCAAAATGACGTAGCAAGGCCTCGAATACGAAAGCCGCGTACAGGGCTGGCAACGATTTCACCTCTTCCCCACCCACTAGGCGTTTTCCCTCGTAGTCGCCCAAAGCCGCCCATTGGTAGACCGCTTTGCTGTTGGCGGTCCATGGCTCCAGGAAAACAACCGGACAGTCGAAGACCCGGTTGGCGAGAAGGTTTCGAGCCCAGATGTAGCCTTCCTCGTCCATCGAAATCGCATTGTCTCCAGAATACTGATACGGCGGAAGACCGGTCGCTTCGACCATCGTACGCGCCATGGTTCGCGCCAAGGCGATCTCCTGCTCGTGGTAGCCGTTGACGATGCGCCAGACCATCTCGAAACGCTGAGCGTCGTCCGCCACCTCGCTGGGCAGGTAGCAGCCGTTCACCAGCACGTGCAAATCGTTCTGGTCCACCAAGCTGGGATTCTCGGGATCCGGCCAGCCTACGGCATTGACGTGCAGAGCCAGGGCCAGATCGGGCCGTATCATCCAATTCAGGCGTCGGGCTCGGGCCCGGATTTCCCCATCTCGATAAAAGAGCCGCTCCGCCAAGAGGTTTCGCTGTTCCTCGTACGTTTCCTCGGATTCCGAAAGGCCGGACTCCGCCAATCGCCGATCCGCTTCCGCGAAATAGTCCTCGGCCCGATAGCGCGTCGCCGGCTGATCGTCCTCGCGCGTCAACCAGACCTCCGCCCCTCGCTCGCTCAGCAGCGCCCTCAAGCGCTTCGCCGTCGCTAGGGTGAGATCGCCCTCCCGCACCGCCTCTCCGTCTCCGATGGCGAAATGGCGACGCTCCATCTCCGCCCATCGCCCGCCCAAGTGGCCTGGGTCGATGGCGATCTTCAAGCCGCCAAGGCCGGAGCTTCTCCGCGTCGGCTCCGTCTCACCCGACCTGGCGAACGCCAAGTAGTACGCCTCCGATTCGTCGGCGCTGCGGCGTATCCACACGCCCCCTTCATCGAAGCGCATCCAGTCCTCCCAACGCCCGCCCGGAGCGTAGATTTCCCGAAGCTCCCGCTCGAAATCGGCCCGTTCCACCCGACCTTGAAACGCCTCCAAGCGCTCCCAGTCCACAGGCAGTTTCAGCTGCTCCGCGGGTTCGGCCCAAAGGGCGACCGTCATCATGCAGCAACAAGCAAAGCTGGCAAATCTCAGCATCATGCCCAGCCTGCTATGGCGAATCGTCAAGTCCATCGAAATTGCGCGGACTCGACCCAGGAAAAACCAGTTTCATGACTTCCAAGGAAAAGCAAAGCGCCAAGCCCGAAACTCGTCTCGATCGGCTCTACGACCTCATCAACGGAGAGGAGGAAACTCGCGTCTGCCGCGACATTCCCGAATCGGCCTGCAAGCACCTGCCGCGAAACTACTTCGCCTACCTCGCCTCCAACATCTTCAGCAAGATCGGAGACGAGCTGAGCAGCGCCCGACTGGTGCTCCCGTGGCTCTTCAGCGCTCTCGGCGCGCCGGCCAGCCTGATCGGCTTCATCGTGCCGCTGCGCGAGGCGGGAGTGCTGATCCCGCAACTGGCGGTCGCCGCCTACCTGCGGCGCATGCCGGTGCGCAAGCGGGCTTGGTTGCTGGGCGGGGTCGTTTCCGGCCTCTGCTTGCTGGGCATCGGGCTCTTCTCCTCCAAGTTCCAAGGAGCTCAGGCCGGCTTCTTCGCCCTGGCCCTGCTGACCGTCTACAGCGTAGGCCGCGGGATCTGCTCCGTTTCCGCTAAGGACGTCATCGGAAAAACCGTATCCAAAAAGCGACGCGGCACCCTTATGGGCTACAGCTCCAGCGTATCCAGCGCGGCCCTACTAGCCCTCGGGCTCTGGCTAGCCTTTCTGCAAAGCAGCTCGCAGGGCGAATCGCTCTCCTACTCCCTGCTGACCTACGCTGGATTCCTGTGGCTAGCCTCCTTGCTCTGCTTCTCCCTCATCAAGGAGGAGCCTGGAGCCACCGACGGAAGCGGAAGCGCCTGGAAAGCGGCTGTGGAGAACATGTCTCTGCTGAAAACAGACAAGGTGTTTCGCCACTACCTGCTGACGCGCGGCCTCCTGCTCAGCGTGGCCCTCGCTCCCCCCTACTACGCCCTGCTCTCCCAGCAGCGCGGCGAAAATGCCAGCGCCCTCGGCCTCCTCATCGTGGCAGGCGGTCTCGCGGGCACGGTCAGCGGACCGATCTGGGGCAAGCTCGCCGATCGCTCCAGTCGCCTGACCATGGTTTTCGGCGCGCTGGGAGCGGGAGCGCTCGGCATCGGCATCTACGCCGCCGATCTAGGGATCGGCCCGTCCTGGGCTTCCCAAAGCTGGGTTCAAGCAAGCCTCTTCTTTGGCGTAAACGTCTGCTACGGCGGCGTGCGCCTAGGACGAAAAGCCTACCTGGTGGATATGGTCAGCGGCGACAAATCGGGATACGTCGCGGTGGGCAACACTCTCACCGGCGCCGCCCTGCTGTTGCTCGGCAGCATCGGCGCCCTGGCGGATGCGATCGGTGCCAGCGGGGCCATCGCCATGCTGGCGCTGCTGGCTTTCGCCGGCGCCGCCAGCGCCTTTCGCCTGAAGGAGGTCAGCGGCTAAGCGCTCCGCGCACAAAAAAAAGGGGGAGATCGCTATGATCTCCGCCCTGAAGCAAAACTAACCTATGCAAATCTTCTATTCTTCCAGCACTGGAGGCACCGAAGGCAAAACGGGCGCTACCGAGGGCTCCGTGGCTTCGTCTTCGGACCAGCTCTGCTGAGCTTGGTTTTGCTGCTCCAGGCTCGCCTTGATGGCCCCTGCGACTCCAAATCCTGCCCCGATACCGGCAGGCACCGCCACCAGGATGTCCTTGTAACTGTATTCCGAATACATCTCAGTGACCAAGGCGTTTTCCGCCAAATAGGTCGCATTGGCGCTGGGCTTCAGCAAATCGCCCACCACCAGATCGGCGACGCTTCGAATGAGCGGAGCGAATTGGGCGAGTTCGTTCTGCGTCTCCAGCATGGACATCACTGGCTCCAGGTCGAACCCGCCGCTGTATCCATAAAACTGAGCTTTCGCAGGCAGCTTGCTTGCCACCCGCTGAAAGGCTTCCGATTCAGCCAAAACTTCCGCCTCGGCAAATGCCGATACCCAATCTTCGTCTGTATAGAGGACCAAGTCGTCGCTGCCCTTCGGCAGGTGGACAAAGAGGCCAATTGGCAGGTCCTGCACGAGGTGAGACAAGTTCGCCGTGCGCCCATCTTTCGTATCCACGAAACTGATCTGCATCGGCAGCAACGCTGGCTCCAGACGCTTAACCAAGGCGCCCGCATCGGCAAATCGGGTCCATACCATGGTCTTTGGATTCTGAAGGTTGGAAAAGTCCTGCCCTAGGATCAGATCGATGCGACCGGAAAGGGCCGTGATGAGTTCTCCCGCTAACACATCGGATCCCGGGATCGGCTGGGATAAGCCCTGCTGCAGCATGCCATCGCCCATCGGCCCCATGACCACACCCGCCAGCTCCTGCAGCATTTCCTGCACGCCGAGCAAGTTGAGGTTTCCTGAAATCACGGTAGCCGCGTCAGCAGGGGCGCTCTTCGCTAGATCGAAGGCGATGGGCTCGCCCTGGTTGAGAGCCATCAGGCCTTTTGGCGCTCCATCGAGCAAGGAAACCGACTTGTTTCGGACCAATCCATCGTCCAGCTCGCTGGAACTCAAGGCCCACGCCCTTAGGGAGCCGAACCCGAGCGCCTCGAAGATGACCGGGAAATCCAAAGGAAACGGCGGCACGTCCGGATTGGCAGCGGCGAAGTCCTGATAGATGACGTTGAGCTTTTCGCCGATGGCCTGACCATCCCCATCGAAATCCAGATAGGCGATGAAGGGTCCATCCAGATCGATGTGCTGAGAGGCTTCCTGGAAGGAGTTTTCAGCGTTGGCAGTTGAGAGGGCGATCAGCGCGGCGACGCTCGCGCAGGCGGTTTTAGAGAGAAGTGATTTCATTTGCTTTGCATATACTCGGACGCAAGCAAATCCGTTACACCCATATTTCAAATCTCTCGCTGCGTTCCCACCCCGAGGACGCCTCGTCGGATGGCAGCAAACACGCCCTCCCTAAACAAAACAAAAGGCGAAGGACCACGCCTTCGCCTTTTGCTTTTTGACTGTACTACCTATTATAAACTAAGTCGATGAGACAGCGGGCTCCCCCGCCGAAAGCCGATCAAGTCTTCGCGACCAGAGAGCCGAGGATCGAAAGAAACTCGTCCATCTGCTCCTTGGTGCCGATGCTCACGCGAGCCCATTGCTGGTACTTCTGTTCCGGTACGCCGGATACGCGGGAGCCGCTGATCAGCACCCCATTTTCAGCCATGGTGTCGCGCAGCAGTTGCTGGTCAATGCCGGACTTGAAGTAGATGAAAGCTCCGTCTGGCTTGGCGTATTCGATACCGAGCGCGTCCAGAGATTCGCAAACGTAGTTGCGCACGGACTTGTAGTTCTGCACGTTCATGGCCAAGTGTTCGGTATCTTTGATGGCCTCGCACGCCGCGATCGCGGACAGGTAGCTTGGAGGCCCCATGTAGAAGTCGCTGATCTTTTCCAGGATGTCAGGATGAGCGATTCCGTAGCCGATACGGAAGCCAGCGAGGCCATAGCTCTTGGAGAAGGTACGCGTGACCATGACGTTCTTGCGCATCTTGACCAGTGGCGAGCACGTGGCCATGGAGAAGTTCGTGTCGGACAATTCCAAATACGCTTCGTCGACGAAGACCAGAATGTCTTCCGGAATCGACATGACGAACTTCTTGAGCTCCAGCGAATCGGCCAGCACGCCAGTGGGATTGTTGGGATTGCAGATGTAGACGATCTTGGTGTTTTCATCGATGGCCGCTCCGAGCGCCTCGAAATCGTACCCCATGTCCTCCGACAAGGCAGCGTACTTGACATCGCCACCACGCTCTTCGAACTTTCGAACCAGCTGCGTGTACCCCATCTCGGTAGTCACCACATTGGCGCCCGGCTCCGCGTAGGCAAGCGCGGTCATCATCAGAAGTGGACCGGACCCGGCCGTCGTTAGTATGTAGTCAGCGGATACACCTTCCTTCTTGGCGCAGAGGGCTACCAGTTCCGCGACGTTGTTGCGGTTGTAGTAGCTCCCGCTATCGATCGCTTCCAGCATGGCCTCCTTCGCGTTCGGGGTGTAGCCGAAGGCGTTTTCGTTGCTGCTGAGGCGGATCGGGCTGTTCTCTAGGGTAGGAGCAGCTTCGATGGCGAAGGCCCCGGCACTGAGGAGGCTGAGGCAAGCAGCTGGAGCGATCCAGCGGCGAAGTCGTCTTTCGACGGTTTGAGACATCTTTTTCATTTGGCTAGTTGGTGTTCGTTCAGGAACAAGCCCAGAGAGGTTCGACCACTACGCTACATGCGCAGAGCCGCTTGTTCGACGCGCAGGAGATAGTCGGCAACGTAGTCGCGTGGATCGATTTGCTGAGCCTGTCGCAAATACTTGGCAGCGGAGCCGTAGTCGCGCTTGGTCACGTTAAGCTGGGCGAGAGAGAGCAGGGCCTTGTGGGCGTAGGCGTCGATCTTGCTGGCGTTTTCCGCATAGTACTCCGCCTTGGCGAAGTTTCCGCGACCTTTTTCGAGCTCGGAGAGCGTGAGCAGAGCCTCGCCGTTGAGCGGGTCCTTATCAACCACTTCAGCCAGGAAACCAGCGGCTCCATCGACGTCGTCCGACTCCATGGCCAGACGAGCCTTCAGGTTGAGCAAATCGGTATCCTGCTTGTCGGAGAGCTCCATGCTCGGGGCCGACTCCAGCTTCGCGATCAAGCTTTTTGCGGCATCGAGCTCGCCCATGAAAATGAGGGAGTTGGCCACTTCCAGCATGCGGTAGGGACGGGCTCCGCCTTCATCCATGGCCTTCAAATAGCTGTCAAGGGCCTCTTCCACCAGACCTTCGTTGACCATCAAGTCTCCATGCAGAGCGAGAGCCGCTCCATCGGCTTTGCCGAGATCCTTCACGACCGTCAGGTTGGCGGCGGCCTTCTCAGTGCTGCCCACAGCGATGAACTGATTGGCCTGAAG from Pelagicoccus sp. SDUM812003 includes the following:
- a CDS encoding aminotransferase class I/II-fold pyridoxal phosphate-dependent enzyme: MKKMSQTVERRLRRWIAPAACLSLLSAGAFAIEAAPTLENSPIRLSSNENAFGYTPNAKEAMLEAIDSGSYYNRNNVAELVALCAKKEGVSADYILTTAGSGPLLMMTALAYAEPGANVVTTEMGYTQLVRKFEERGGDVKYAALSEDMGYDFEALGAAIDENTKIVYICNPNNPTGVLADSLELKKFVMSIPEDILVFVDEAYLELSDTNFSMATCSPLVKMRKNVMVTRTFSKSYGLAGFRIGYGIAHPDILEKISDFYMGPPSYLSAIAACEAIKDTEHLAMNVQNYKSVRNYVCESLDALGIEYAKPDGAFIYFKSGIDQQLLRDTMAENGVLISGSRVSGVPEQKYQQWARVSIGTKEQMDEFLSILGSLVAKT